One stretch of Gammaproteobacteria bacterium DNA includes these proteins:
- a CDS encoding SRPBCC family protein has translation MQYLGPLLFFCVGFLVHAGGINHAEVQYAAGHYTLDVSTVIDVQMNHVRPLVTDYDQLTRLNDALIESALLVDFGDGQKRRRLVARSCVLVFCFNVTLVEDVIESDDGNVLTIVATVDPSQSDFTYGTTRWLIVGEPNDRTRIQLNGDYVPSFWVPPAVGPWLLKRKLLHEAQNTVQNIETLARDEAPG, from the coding sequence ATGCAATATCTTGGCCCACTGCTGTTTTTCTGCGTGGGGTTCCTTGTCCATGCGGGTGGCATCAACCACGCTGAGGTGCAGTATGCGGCAGGTCACTACACGCTGGACGTAAGTACCGTTATTGATGTCCAGATGAATCATGTCCGTCCTCTGGTCACTGATTATGATCAGCTTACCCGGCTAAATGACGCCCTCATAGAGAGCGCGTTACTCGTTGACTTCGGGGATGGTCAGAAACGACGCCGCCTGGTAGCGAGAAGCTGCGTGCTCGTCTTTTGCTTCAACGTCACACTGGTTGAAGACGTCATTGAATCCGACGATGGTAACGTGCTGACCATTGTGGCCACCGTTGATCCATCTCAGAGTGATTTCACATACGGCACAACCCGTTGGCTTATTGTGGGCGAACCCAATGACCGTACCCGAATTCAGTTAAACGGTGACTACGTCCCATCATTTTGGGTTCCGCCGGCCGTGGGCCCGTGGCTTTTGAAACGCAAGCTCCTGCACGAGGCGCAAAACACCGTGCAGAACATCGAGACCCTGGCACGCGATGAAGCGCCAGGATAG
- a CDS encoding oxidative damage protection protein — MTRLVNCVKLGKEAEGLDVPPYPGDLGKRIFENVSKEAWQMWLGHQTMLINENRITPFEPKGRKFLEEEMDKFFFGEGSSRPEEYVPPES; from the coding sequence ATGACACGCCTGGTGAATTGCGTCAAGCTGGGTAAGGAGGCCGAGGGACTGGATGTGCCACCCTACCCGGGGGATCTTGGGAAGCGCATCTTTGAGAACGTTTCCAAAGAAGCCTGGCAGATGTGGCTCGGCCACCAGACCATGCTGATCAACGAGAACCGCATCACGCCGTTCGAACCGAAAGGGCGCAAATTCCTGGAAGAAGAGATGGACAAGTTTTTCTTCGGGGAGGGCTCGAGCCGGCCGGAAGAATATGTACCGCCGGAATCATAG
- the mutY gene encoding A/G-specific adenine glycosylase: protein MKRQDSFSTRLLNWYRQSGRNDLPWQQDPTPYRVWVSEVMLQQTQVNTVIPYYQRFMQHFPDVKGLAKAPLDAVLHLWTGLGYYARARNLHGAAQRVCSDHQGQFPTHMEALMELPGIGRSTASAILALACHQRHAILDGNVIRVLARYHAVSGWPGEAAVKRTLWALAERHTPATQVAQYTQAIMDLGATVCTRARPRCDRCPLSIGCNARAHGQQSQFPRVRARKRLPVHRVVFVIAQNHQSQVLLERRPLQGVWGGLWSFPECLPGMPLDAWCRTELSCQVEAVQYWSTRRHTFSHFHLDITPAHLLVGDEASVVCVGGEARAWYDRSDYNKLGVPAPVKHLLEVLDDKLQEVWHDTPGELRQAG from the coding sequence ATGAAGCGCCAGGATAGCTTCAGCACCCGGCTATTAAATTGGTATCGACAATCCGGTCGCAATGACCTGCCGTGGCAACAGGACCCGACACCCTATCGTGTCTGGGTCTCGGAGGTCATGTTGCAGCAGACCCAGGTCAATACGGTCATTCCCTACTACCAACGCTTCATGCAGCATTTCCCGGATGTCAAAGGGCTCGCCAAGGCACCACTCGATGCGGTGCTGCATCTTTGGACAGGTTTGGGCTATTACGCCCGGGCACGGAACCTCCACGGTGCCGCGCAACGGGTGTGTAGCGACCACCAGGGGCAATTTCCCACCCACATGGAGGCCCTGATGGAGTTGCCCGGCATTGGGCGTTCCACCGCGAGCGCTATTCTGGCGCTCGCCTGCCATCAACGACACGCGATTCTTGATGGCAACGTGATCCGGGTCCTGGCACGCTACCACGCGGTCTCCGGCTGGCCGGGCGAGGCGGCGGTTAAAAGGACGCTCTGGGCGCTGGCGGAGCGCCACACGCCGGCAACCCAGGTGGCCCAATACACCCAGGCGATCATGGATCTGGGGGCAACTGTCTGCACGCGCGCGCGACCCCGCTGTGATCGGTGCCCGCTCAGCATCGGTTGCAATGCCCGCGCCCATGGGCAACAGAGCCAGTTCCCACGCGTACGGGCGCGGAAACGCCTACCGGTGCACCGTGTTGTCTTTGTCATCGCCCAGAATCATCAATCTCAGGTGCTGCTCGAGCGCCGGCCTTTGCAGGGTGTCTGGGGCGGACTTTGGAGTTTTCCCGAATGCCTGCCCGGCATGCCCCTGGACGCATGGTGCAGGACTGAGCTCAGCTGCCAAGTCGAGGCGGTGCAATACTGGTCAACACGGCGACATACCTTTAGCCACTTTCATCTGGATATCACTCCCGCCCATCTTCTGGTCGGTGACGAAGCGTCCGTGGTATGTGTGGGTGGGGAAGCTCGCGCCTGGTATGACCGTTCAGACTACAATAAGCTTGGTGTACCGGCACCTGTCAAGCACCTGCTCGAGGTACTTGACGATAAACTTCAGGAGGTATGGCATGACACGCCTGGTGAATTGCGTCAAGCTGGGTAA
- a CDS encoding SDR family NAD(P)-dependent oxidoreductase has translation MELNGKTALITGASSGMGVGIAKAFANAKVSVILLARRKNLLDKVADKIKSSGGKAFVYSVDLTDAQAVEKITNKIKTEVGIPDIIINNAGAGQWKFVDETSAEEAVQMMAVPYFAAFYITKAFLLDMLKRNSGHIVNMSSVASRFVWPGATAYTAARWAIRGFTEALRADLDNTNINVTLYESGVVDSTYWENNPNSRERVPKMAQLVPILTTEQVGAAIVNAVRKHKKLVVIPLMMKITYWQHAVVPWAVQWLMTKTGYKR, from the coding sequence ATGGAACTTAATGGAAAAACGGCATTGATTACCGGCGCATCTAGCGGAATGGGAGTAGGCATCGCAAAGGCTTTTGCAAATGCTAAAGTAAGTGTCATCCTTTTAGCCAGAAGAAAAAATTTACTCGACAAAGTCGCAGATAAAATCAAGTCAAGTGGCGGCAAAGCATTTGTTTATTCAGTCGATCTTACCGATGCTCAAGCCGTAGAAAAGATTACGAATAAAATTAAAACTGAAGTCGGTATCCCTGACATAATTATTAATAATGCAGGTGCAGGTCAATGGAAATTTGTTGATGAGACCAGTGCAGAAGAAGCTGTGCAAATGATGGCCGTGCCCTATTTTGCCGCTTTCTACATAACTAAAGCATTTCTACTTGACATGTTAAAGAGAAATAGCGGACATATTGTAAATATGAGTTCTGTTGCTTCACGCTTTGTATGGCCTGGCGCTACCGCATATACCGCTGCTAGATGGGCTATTCGTGGTTTCACAGAAGCACTCAGAGCAGACCTGGATAATACAAACATTAACGTAACCCTTTATGAAAGCGGTGTTGTTGATTCAACATATTGGGAAAATAATCCAAATAGCCGTGAACGTGTCCCAAAAATGGCACAACTGGTGCCTATATTAACAACTGAACAGGTCGGCGCAGCAATAGTTAATGCAGTAAGAAAACATAAAAAACTCGTGGTCATACCGCTTATGATGAAAATAACCTACTGGCAACATGCTGTTGTACCCTGGGCCGTACAATGGTTAATGACAAAAACAGGATATAAACGCTGA